AGAGCGACCCCTTCAGTATAAAAACTGGTACTACAGGACGGGGCAGAAACTTCATAGACACCATCACTACAGGGAGGGTGCGAGTATATtaagagtgtcagctcctctgtactgagactgatgggactggctcagtgttctctgtacagcactatggtatatgtcagagctatataaatgtataataatagtgtgtgactNNNNNNNNNNNNNNNNNNNNNNNNNNNNNNNNNNNNNNNNNNNNNNNNNNNNNNNNNNNNNNNNNNNNNNNNNNNNNNNNNNNNNNNNNNNNNNNNNNNNNNNNNNNNNNNNNNNNNNNNNNNNNNNNNNNNNNNNNNNNNNNNNNtgtacagagactgatgggactggctcagtgttctctgtacagcactgcggtatatgtcagagctatatcaatgtataataatagtgtgtgactgttgggggacattagagtgtcagctcctctgtacagagactgatgggactgggtcagtgtacagcgctgtggtatatgtatAATTGTGTGTGACTGCTTCTCTCTTCTTACCTGTGGATGTTGAGGGTTGTGCTCCATCATCACTTCCATTGGTGATACTGGTACTGGCCTCCTCCTGTGGCTGTGGCGGAGCCTTTTCAGGTGCGTCTCCCACAACCTCGAACTCTACGTCTTTCTCCAAATCCTCACTGAAAACACAAGAATAATAAAACCAGATAAGATGCCGAGCACAAAGTGGGTGAAAGGAGAGGAAATATTCAGTTGTAGAAAATTCCATCATTTAGGTAGTTATCCTGAGAACTAGATGACCACTTCCGGTATAATGTGAGGATGGCAGCACTATAAGAGGAGTGGATGTAAATAATCTCCACAATATATGAGGCACTAGTGACAGAACTGATCACACTCCCAGGATAACAGATCACTGACCATATAATCCACTGCCTCACCTGTGCACAACATTAATCAGCAGCGTGTAATCCTGCAAGAAGTCATCCGCCTGCAGCCGTGTGTTGTTCCTTATTCCAAAATCAGATAAAATCCTGTTGTTGtttgctggaaaaaataaaaaccattaaataaaaaaaaaatgaagaaccaGGAAATTTAAACATGAAATGAATCCCACGAaacattttatgaatacattaaAGTACAAGAACCAATCATCTCTCACGTAGCAGTGAAGGGGGAGGAGCCAACACCACCTTCAAGAGTTTCACTCACCTTCTGTCTCCCCAGCCTCGGAGGAAATGAGGATTGTGCCTTTCCCGTCCTCTATCTGGACATCGGGAGCCACCATTCCAAATTTCTCTTTAATTATCTggaaaacagaattattttacacaatatatatatatatatatatatatatatatatatatatatatatatatatatatatatatatatatatatatatagacagggCGATGTACAGAGGTAGGCCGGGGGCGCAGATTTTAGGTTGTGGTAAAATATTTAGTGGCAAGTTTAagtaaccacctgcctgttttttaggggaaagccaagtAACCTTACTGAATGTtcttggaatgtggaagaaaactggagtacctggaaacccacacaaacaccaggagaacctgcaaactccatgcagatagtgtcctgggtgagaATTCAACCTGGGacacagcgctgcaaaggccggagtggtaaccactgagccacagaaTACATGTTTCTATAAGGACAGGTCCTCTTCCATCCCACCATACATTGTAGGATCTCAGATCTATAGAACCCCCTCATACACTCACCTTGTCCTGCAGCGATTGCACCGTTAACTTGTGAACATTCAGTTTCACCGTCACCTCTGGCCGGCTGGCACACACATAGCAGTCGGGGTTGGGACGATCCAGCACACACGGAACCAGCAGCTTCTTGCGTGGATTGGGCTGTTTGCTCAGATaaacctgaaaaaaggaaaaacacaactgCAAGTAGGAATGCTGTCTATTAGGGAAATGCAGATGAGGACTTGCTATCAATGTTACTTGTAATGccaatagaaatacaaatattattacacagtatttatatagcgccgacatattatgtagcgctgtacaaatagtcatgtcactaggctcacaacaatctaatgtccctaccatagtcatatgtctatcacagtctaagggcaattttggggggaagccaatttatctatttgcatgcttttggaatgtgggaggaaaccggagtacccggaggaaacccacacagacacagggagaacctacaaactccatgcagatagtgtcctggttgagattccaacctgggacccagcactgcgaaggccggagtgctaatcactgagctgcccaatattagtaataaatatatattgaagggATGATGGTAACAAATGTATCTGACTCCATCACACTCATCATAGGGGAGGAGGGGTAACTTACCGTCCGACATTGCTCCAGGTTCCCCGATAAGATCTTCAGGCCCTCTAGTACAATCAGGCCGGATATGATAGCGTTGGTGGTAGCGATTGCAGGGATGATGTTCCCTGCCATGGCTGTGGAAGAGAAAAACATATTTCAGTATCCATCTTGAGGTGGAGAGGACCGGGATTGGGGGGATGTTGGGTAGTGGAGAGAGGAGAGCGccagagaaagagaaaagaggacAGCTAGAGAGTAAGGGAAACCTTACAGGAgaaattaaagcggacctaaactctaaatttctactttacataaatgggtagacaaccctttaattcaaagtaaaaattgtataaatttaaagtgtgcagcaccttccctttatgtcttgattgccgcagtgatcaggacagaatgggagcataaagcctcctgggatacccaagtcacacatcccgggagactctggcTGCCCTGATCTCGAGCatacacagaaggggcattttccttcactgagggaAAAGAGATGCTAGTAAAAGAGAAGAgttcctttctttaatggaatgCATCAGCAGCAAGACCCGATCTCTGACCTGTGCATTGCAAAAATCAGATGACGTAAGAAGAATCcagaaaagagaagatggcggcttccTGTGCCCTGGGCCAAAGATGGATACCAGAACAACGCAGGATCCAAGAAAAGACACCTCCCCAacagatctgtgggattaaaggccagggtgttttttgttattttgggtttagttccgctttaagtccTGGAGAGGGAGGGGTGGGAGAGTGGAATCCCATAAGGGAAGGCTTACACTTTATATCAAAGCGGCTTTTCATGTTCATACTGAAGATGTGCATCCGGAGATTGGCGGCTGACGTAACAAAGTCCATCGCCGGGGGATCGTCCTGTGGGGTCCAGAcagaaatattattactattattattatacaggatttatatagcaccaacatattacggagcgctgtacaataaatatgggttgcaaatgaaagaaatataaagacAGCGGAGGAGGGAAGGACTCGCCATGAAGGGATTAcaaaggaggtgggggaagttatcacacaatagcaggggaaaaaatgcaaaaaaaaaagcaatcactgcTGCTGATTGCTATGAAATAATGTGTAGGAGATCGGACATCAGCTGCCATATAAACTCTGTCCCTGGCAACTTCAGATCCATCGGCCCCTTCGATATACAACTACAAATTACACCCACAGGGCGGCAGCACTCCTTTCCTGGTCTGGTATCTCACCTTATCCCACACAAGTGAGGAGttctctcctttttctttaaGCTGCGCCCATAACGTCTTCACACTGTGGGAGAAAAGCTCTGCATACCCAGCGACGTCCAGGACCTGCTGATCCTTCAGCCCGATGGGGGAGGAATCCTTCTTTTCTGAGGAGTCTGGAAGGTAAGTTATAGAGAATGTTTAACCACGAGAGAATATGCAGACTCCTAACACAATACATGTATACAACCATCTGTATGGCTACCAACAGGAATCTCTCAGACCAATCAGAAGCCATTTTCTTCCCCTAACACCTCCTCAtaggcaattattattaataaacagtatttttatagtggggttgcaaatgacagacagatacagacagcaacacaaaaggaggaggagaggaccctgcccagaagagcttacaatccaattaTATGTTATTACCGCCGTCCTGCAGGCTGGCCCAGTCCAATGGCACAGGGGGCGTCCTCTTCCGCCACAGCTTGTCCATAGTAAGCAGGTAGCGGATGTCGTCTTTAAAAAGCTGCAATTGTGAACAGACCGATAGAGATACATTCAACAATAGGAATCCACAGGATGGGGATCACATGCAACTAATTTGGTTTTAACCAAAGCCCAACTTCCCCTTCATTTAAAACATTCAGTCCTCAAAACTCGTGCaggatgtgaaaaaaaataaaaaggtgattACTAGGCTAACCTAAGGCAGATCTGTGGTCCCGGTATGGAGTTTACACCAGGTCcacttacatatatacatattgtattctCCCAGTCATTGCTGGTATTATTTGCCCAGAGTTATAGCTGGGCCCATCTGTCACCCTGCCTGCCTCCAGCACAGCCATGCAAATATGTACATTGATTGGTGAGGCCACTAAAGAGCCAGCAAGGACCAAATCTACCTGAAATGAAGTGTAAGTGGCTTTATTTGAAACGTTGTGATTGGTCAGATAAAGGGCCACTGTACATCTACCATTGGTCAGTGTGCTTGCAGCGGTCCACAGGGCAATGAATTATTAATCAGAGAAAGATCTGCACACTGCTTGGAGGCCAAAAACCTCACAGACGTCAGCAAccttacaaatatttaaagtgataGGACCAACTGGGCCCAGGTCATATCACATGACCAGTTGCAATGTcaccattattacacagtatttatatagcactgacatattacgcagcgctgtaaaagtctatagtcatgtcactgtcatgttcctcagaatctaatgtccctaccatagtcatatgtcattattacagtctaaggtcatatttgggggaagccaattaacctaactgcaggtttttggaatgtggaaggaaacctggagtacccggaggaaaaccaaacacggggagaacctgcaaactccgtgcagatagtgtcctgactgagattcaaacctggaacccagcactgcgaagagcagagtgctaaccactgagccaccgtgccccCCCCCATGAATCAGTGTGCATTGGGAATGATGGGAAAGTTTGTATGATGGAGGCCCTGATATTTCAGTTTGCATAGGATGGAGAAGGTGTCAGGGTTTCTGTATATTGACCTTATTAAAGAGCTTCACAGGGTCATAGCTGATGTCCCGAGCCCAAGCCTTGGTGGACACCCTCTTGATATCTCCGTCTTCATTGGATGCTTTAGCACGCTCAGCGGCCTCTGTGGGATCCCCTGTAAGGAAGGCAGATATGTCAGGGATACAGGAAACCTGCGGGGTGATCAGTGACTGATGGACCTGTATAATACTCACAAGCAGCCTCGGGGTCAGCGGTGTCTGGTGACACTTCCTGGTCGGCATCTTCCTCCCCGAACAGCTGGctgtaaacacaaaatatttatcagCTTCACACATAATGGGAAGGGGGGGTGATAATATTACGACAGGTTGAATGTTTTTTGCTTACTTGAAGAGGTATTTGGCCCAGACGATGCAGTGGATGGGCTCAGAGGGGGTGTTGCGGATTGTGCACCCGGGGAAGGTCTTCTGGGTGGGTTTGGGTCGGCATTCGTAGCACTCGGTGGCGCCCTGAACATGGAGTATAAGATTAGTGTGAGGCAGATAAGAGGAAATTTGATCATGGAGGAAAGCAGGAGATTTACAAACCTTCTTGATGACTGTGACTTGTCCGAGGTATCCAGCTGTGCCGCTCTCAATCAGGGGAATGTCTGCCGCCAAGCACATCCGGTTTACATGGTTCCGGGCagctgggacagaaaaaaaaacattttaatcttttctatatataattcaattactatatatatatatatatatatatatatatatatatatataaattctgggGACGGTCTCACTTGTATAAACAGATGACCTGGGGACAGCCCCCCCACCCACCCCTGTATAAACATAGATGACATGGGGACAGCCCTGTATAAATACCCCCAGGGGTTTGCTACCTTCATATATGTAATAACCCCAATACACTCCCCTTACCTCTGTTGTCCAAGGCGTTCATCACCAGTGTAAATTTCCGGAAGAATTCCACATCATACTCGGCACTAAAGAAGAATCACAAATATTATCATATATCGTAAAATTAGACTCATAGAAGGAAACAAGAGATTTGATTACCAGTGGAAATAGCTGAATATATATCTGGGGTATTTATCTTCAGACTCCAAGGATCTGACCTGCACTggtgtatattctccagcttgGGGGCTCCTCACCCCAGGCACAATGGGGTTCATTTATAGCAGAGGACAGATAATGCCACAAATTGTACCACCAGGGTGCATGAATTAGCTTGAACTTGGTGATTGGAGGAAGGGCAGGTCACATGACGGGCAGGTCACATGAGCAGGACTTCTCGTTTTTATAATTTGCATTTCATTGGTATCCTGATGCCAGGGCACCTCAATTATATGTCATTCATCCATATTACAGCCGGTGAATGTATACACCCCAATGTCTACACACCCCAAATCTACCAGTGCCCCATTGTGTCCCCCTGCTGACATCACACaaggtgtccccccccccccaggacaCCGGGGTACTTACTTCATGACACTGTCGTGGTATGCGGTGATGTTGGCACTCGGACAGAACTGGAGGACGCTCTCCTTTGCCACCTGCAGataggaaataaaaacagaatggagGATTAGGGGAGCCAATCACAAAACAGAGAGATAAAATCCAACCAGTAGGAGGCAGTCACTAGAAATCCATCcaatctaataatattttatagctatCAGTGAAATGCTTTGACTGTCTAAGTAATTAAAACtggaaaaatcatttattttagtgacaggttctcttatcaGGGGCCCCTGCACCCACTAACACCTTCCCTGTGTCCCCTGTCATCTGACAGTGCACCTGGAACCCCTCCCCCGCAGTATGAGGGTGCAActccctatttcatgtacagcgatGCAGTacatgcgtaatatgttgacactatataaatcctgtttattaataataataactccgcTTCCCACCATGATGCATTGCTCTGAGGGACCAATGCCCAAATGACACCATATCTGTCATGTGACCAGTACACAGGGGGTCTCATTATACCGCCCAGACAGGTCCGCTTTATCACCGGCAGTATAACCAATGACTGAACACAATATGGCAGCCATGTTGTTACCCCTACAATAGGAGGTGCTCAATGTTCCCCATAGCCAGAGAGCTCTGCAgttacattaaagctgaactccggccACACAGCTGATTACCCAGAGGTCACATAAATATTCTATCTATTCAATCCTGGGatgtacacagctctgccacacatcACAGTCTGGTCTGGAAGGGTTgcagatgttttctttttcttttctgcatttcaGTAACATTTTCAGGTTGCGacaatgaaaagagaagcagtagGCTCTCACCTGAGCCTTGGAGCGGCCGACATGTTTCTTCTGGAAGAGGAATTGTCTGTTCAGGTTACTGACATCAATGGTGTCCAGATCGATCTGCGGATGAGAATATTGTTGTGATGGGAAGACAGAATAAGGAGAAAATACCCCCTCAGGTGTGGGGAGGGGCCTGGGGGGGACTGGGGGTCTGTAATGGCTGGGGTCATGGAGTGGAGGCGGAGCTACACAGACATGGGGGATATGAATGGCAATGGCCTTAATATCCCCCCCTCCCCAATATTTTTGAGGGGTTGGTATGATCAATAGTGATATTGGGTGAAAATATTGGGGTCCCCACTCTCTATATTTGGGTGAACTCACCCCTGGAATGTTATATGGGGGGATGAAACATTCCATTGTGATTTGAGGGGGATAACACTGAGGTCCCCCTTTTTATAACAAGGCCAGTCCACCCCCTGTACTAATAAGGAGGAAAAATTATTGGGGTCCCCCTTGTTATTATTTGGGTCAGCCCACCCCTTGCAATGATATATGGGGGGTGGGAGGTTCCATTGTGATTTGAGGGGGGCGATAACACGGGGGTCCCTTTTTCCATAACAAGGCCAGTCCACCTCCTGTAGTAAAAAGAAGGCAATAATATTGGGGTCCCCCCTGTTATTATTTGGGTCAGCCCGCATCCTACAATGCCTTATGGGGGGATGGGACGTTCCATAGTAATTCCAGGGTGAGATAACACTGAAGTCCCGGCTCACCACATGCAGTTGGGTGAATCCAGTCAGCACGAGGTTCTTCAGCAGTTCGCAGCCTATTCCTCCCGCTCCGACTACCAACACCCGGCTCCCCTCCACCGCCTGAGCCAAATCTGCCCGCAAAGCACCCGACACGGCCATCTTCATCCGCCGCCTCACACCGCGCGGGAGATACCAGAGAGACACCGGGCGGAGGGAGCGCCAAGAGCGGGACACAGCGACGCCAATCGGCCGGGGGATAGAACTACAGCTACTGTGTACATTGTACAGCGATGCCTTGAGACAGGAAGAGGAATTGCAACGATCAAATATCCCATACAGCGTGCCGCTATAATACACTGTCCATACAGCGACACCTGGCAGTCAGAGATGGAATTACAGCCACCATTctcactattttattattattattatttttattattattattattattatattattatttatgcgtattatattttttattattattatattattttttattattattattattattatattatttattattNNNNNNNNNNNNNNNNNNNNNNNNNNNNNNNNNNNNNNNNNNNNNNNNNNNNNNNNNNNNNNNNNNNNNNNNNNNNNNNNNNNNNNNNNNNNNNNNNNNNNNNNNNNNNNNNNNNNNNNNNNNNNNNNNNNNNNNNNNNNNNNNNNNNNNNNNNNNNNNNNNNNNNNNNNNNNNNNNNNNNNNNNNNNNNNNNNNNNNNNNNNNNNNNNNNNNNNNNNNNNNNNaatattactattattaatatattttttaatattattatattattttttattattattattacattattattagctCCAAATCACGGGTATACCCAAATGGGGTAAAGATCTGATAGATTGCACTAACTACAGTCCCATAGTACTACTTAAAATCTATAATCTATAATCAGTGCATGGGGACCAAACTGGTTTTATCCCTTTTCGTCATGCAAGTGATAACACCCGAAGGGTTATTGATgttatagatattattattattattattacacagtatttatatagatatcCTTAACAAACGTGAAACCCCATCCTTGATTCCTAGCCTGGATGCAGAGAAGGACTTAGCTGGCCATTTATGTTTTCCACACTTGCTAAACTGGGATTTTCGAGACCTTTTATCGGGGCAATTCGGTCCCTTTATAGAAGGGCCCCACACCTCTGTTTAATTGCCCCATGCCTGTTCCGGgcaattttctattaaaaatggcGCACGTCAGGGGTGGCCCCTGTCCTCCTTCTGTTTGCCTTAATGTATCCAACCTCTAGCCGCACAAATGAGGTCTAATCCAGGTATCCAAGGTGTTCGGGTAAAGGAGTCCTCCTACAAGATTTGGATGTAGCTGGAAgtgattatataatatataaaagtttaattCTATACCATAGATAAGTGAATAGTAGAGATACATACCGAGTAAAgaataatatagtattatatatgcCTGGCCGGGTCTAGAAGTATATTCATCCATCAGAAGTTTGTAAGTTGGGGGAGGGGTGACGCCTTGGGGGAGGGGTGACGCCATCCTGCAATCTGTATAGAGGGGTTCAGGTTAGAGTAAAGTTTGGGGAAGTTATTGCTGGATAACCAGTATGGAGTATTATATAGAGCTAAGGATTCGGGATGATAATAGAACTCCTTACGCCCCTTATACAGAACAATTGGAAAGATTCACATTGATCAGGATATAGATTCACATTGATCAGGATATAGATTCAcattgatccccccccccccccttattgcccctgattgttattattatgactTGTTACacgtttttattgtgttttttattttttttcctttctttattgtttgttgtatttgTCAGTTTCCAGATCATTGGCTGGGATTCTGACCTCGGACATTTATAGTCGGTCAGTTTTGTGCCATGCGTATTGATCCTGTACCCGTATTCCCGTGATCCTTGTTcatatttacagaaaattcaataaaaaaatcaggggttacaaatgacagacagatacagtgacacaggaggaggaggggatcctgacccgaagagcttacaatctaggggcgggaagtatcacacaataggaggggcacACTACACAGGAAATGCTGCAATAAAACTAATATCACCAATAATAGGAGGAAAGATTTACAAAATGTACAGATAACCAGAATAATGATGTCCTGACTACTGGGGGCCCTAAGCATCTAGAGGACCCCATGAATCTGGAGAACCCcaccaatataaaatattgccattgtGTTTCTGTGAaattaaagattgttttttattcagaaaaaccAAATATTGGGGTGAAGAATTTCCATGGACATCTGAATTTGTGTACAAAGCCCACATTAGAGAGTGAAAACCTCTGCTGGGTTATTGGCTACTATCgggagagattttccttcatttcctgttctaagataaaacaggaagtgaaaggagaaAATCTCCTCTTGGGGTCCCCATTTGgggatttcctctcatttcctgtttgggTGACACCCAAGAGAtgatttcctatcacttcctgtctcGGTGACACCAGTGCAAACAGAGAGGGTAAATCTCCCAATTGGGGACACAGCGATAATGACGGATATAATTCAGCTTTCTGACCCTTGCAgtctatattattattcatttcacATTCtctttttggaaatatttagAAATGAGAGATAATACAAGCAGACTAAATCTCTCAGTTATAATACAGAATCAGTGCCATGTGATCGGTATGCATGCCTGGCAGCTCCCGGGGTAGATCCCTGTGCCAGGTCTGGTATGGGCGGAGTCTGATTCTGCACAATTGTCCCCTCCCCCCGCTGTCTTATCTCTCCAGAGGGTACAAAGTGCCAGCTCTGCCCTCTCACCCCATCCGGGGCCACTCTGCTGCCCCAGCCAAAGCCGTCCTGGCTGCAGAGGACTCATGGGCTCACTCGTCAGGATCGTTCTTCTGTGGCCCCTCGTCTTGGGGCCCCTGGTGGCAGGTAGGGTACATGACCCCAGACATGTGCCCTGTCCCATCCCCCGTTCCCCTGATTTATATCCCACATTGGGGGGTTTGCAGCtctcaaatatttgattttgtttcctGGAAATCACTGGAGCTGCCGAGAGGCGATGGGTTCCAAGCATCCTGATTGGTCAGATTATTGGTGGCTGGGAATACGTTTGTATAATGTTGTTTTGAATCGGGGACTGTGTGGGAGATCATGGGATCACCATGGGGCAGCTGATTGGTACCCAGGGGTTGTTGGGGCAGTTTGTGAATCCTGCCCCCTCCATAGCGCTGTCATAGGCAGTGGCAATGTTCTGTGTTGGAATCTTCGCTCCTTTGGTTCTCTTCCTGAGCAGACTCCCAGCAGTGCCCCTGTGTCGTGTCAATCACCCCGGAACATCTTTTTCTATAACAGGTATAAAGTCATCAGGAAATGTTTATGATTTACCCGACCGCGGGGTCACCTGGGCCATGAACTGCAATAAAAGTTCTCTTCACTCAGCTCagagtttttatttctttccatgggggggggggggggcaccagccaaTAAAATCCAATTCACATCGTTCACTGCTCTGCCCGGCCAGAACAATAATTTATAGAGGAGCCACAACTTTCATCTGCTGTATGGAGGAGACAAAGCAACATTTTCACTCTGAGTGAATCCAGCTTGTGTGAGAGATACATTGTAACTCTGAACTCATCCTGACAatattggtgggggggggggtaatgtaacAATAACgagttctgattggctgaggggACCCC
The genomic region above belongs to Pyxicephalus adspersus chromosome 9, UCB_Pads_2.0, whole genome shotgun sequence and contains:
- the UBA2 gene encoding SUMO-activating enzyme subunit 2; translation: MKMAVSGALRADLAQAVEGSRVLVVGAGGIGCELLKNLVLTGFTQLHVIDLDTIDVSNLNRQFLFQKKHVGRSKAQVAKESVLQFCPSANITAYHDSVMNAEYDVEFFRKFTLVMNALDNRAARNHVNRMCLAADIPLIESGTAGYLGQVTVIKKGATECYECRPKPTQKTFPGCTIRNTPSEPIHCIVWAKYLFNQLFGEEDADQEVSPDTADPEAAWDPTEAAERAKASNEDGDIKRVSTKAWARDISYDPVKLFNKLFKDDIRYLLTMDKLWRKRTPPVPLDWASLQDGDSSEKKDSSPIGLKDQQVLDVAGYAELFSHSVKTLWAQLKEKGENSSLVWDKDDPPAMDFVTSAANLRMHIFSMNMKSRFDIKSMAGNIIPAIATTNAIISGLIVLEGLKILSGNLEQCRTVYLSKQPNPRKKLLVPCVLDRPNPDCYVCASRPEVTVKLNVHKLTVQSLQDKIIKEKFGMVAPDVQIEDGKGTILISSEAGETEANNNRILSDFGIRNNTRLQADDFLQDYTLLINVVHSEDLEKDVEFEVVGDAPEKAPPQPQEEASTSITNGSDDGAQPSTSTAPEQDDVLIVDSDEEGPSSSSNMDVTMESSTLKRKLSDDEVVSSKKQRVDPAEEQDDDIIALD